From Alphaproteobacteria bacterium, a single genomic window includes:
- a CDS encoding pitrilysin family protein, with translation MTVELSTLEGGLRVASDAMPELETAAIGVWVDAGARNESPAQGGVSHLLEHMAFKGTERRSARAIAEEVEAVGGQINAYTSREQTAYFIRVLKEDVELALDILADILQHSTFEAAELEREREVVIQEISQVQDTPDDLIFDLLQETAFPDQPMGRSILGSADRVRAFERQALVSYMERHYQAPRMVLAASGRIQHEALVGRVGELFRLPAGTAQARQPAHYQGGERREVRQLEQAHITLAFPGLAFDDEDFYAIQVLSTVLGGGMSSRLFQELREKRGLCYSVFSFASAYLDAGLFGVYAGTGENEVGELVPVLCDEIARVAEDVDEAETARARAQHKAGIMMGLEAPMARCEHLGRQLLIYGRAIPTAELIAEIDAVDTAALKRVAGRVLGGGPPVLAAIGPISRLESYDRVRARFS, from the coding sequence GTGACGGTCGAGCTGAGCACGCTGGAGGGCGGCTTGAGGGTGGCCAGCGACGCCATGCCCGAGCTCGAGACGGCGGCCATCGGCGTCTGGGTCGATGCCGGGGCGCGCAACGAGAGCCCAGCCCAGGGCGGCGTCTCGCACCTCTTGGAACACATGGCCTTCAAGGGCACCGAACGGCGCTCAGCCCGCGCCATCGCCGAGGAAGTGGAAGCCGTGGGCGGCCAGATCAACGCCTATACCTCGCGCGAGCAGACCGCCTATTTCATCCGCGTGCTCAAGGAAGACGTGGAGCTGGCGCTCGATATCCTGGCCGACATCCTGCAGCACTCGACCTTCGAGGCGGCCGAGTTGGAACGCGAGCGCGAGGTGGTGATCCAGGAAATCAGCCAGGTCCAGGACACTCCCGACGACCTCATCTTCGACCTCTTGCAGGAGACGGCCTTTCCCGACCAACCCATGGGGCGCTCGATCCTGGGCAGCGCAGACCGCGTGCGGGCCTTCGAGCGCCAGGCCCTGGTGAGTTATATGGAACGCCACTACCAGGCGCCGCGGATGGTGCTGGCGGCCAGCGGACGCATCCAACACGAGGCCCTGGTGGGGCGCGTCGGCGAACTTTTCCGCCTGCCCGCCGGCACCGCCCAGGCCCGCCAACCGGCCCACTACCAGGGCGGCGAGCGGCGTGAGGTGCGCCAGCTCGAACAGGCCCACATCACCCTGGCTTTCCCCGGCCTGGCCTTCGACGACGAGGATTTCTACGCCATCCAGGTGCTGTCCACGGTGCTCGGCGGCGGCATGTCGTCACGCCTTTTCCAGGAGCTGCGCGAGAAGCGCGGGCTGTGCTATTCGGTCTTCTCCTTCGCCTCGGCTTATCTCGATGCCGGCCTCTTTGGCGTCTACGCCGGCACCGGCGAAAATGAAGTCGGCGAGTTGGTGCCGGTGCTCTGCGACGAGATCGCCCGCGTCGCCGAGGACGTCGACGAAGCCGAGACGGCGCGGGCCCGAGCCCAGCACAAGGCCGGCATCATGATGGGGCTGGAAGCGCCCATGGCACGCTGCGAGCATCTCGGCCGCCAGCTCTTGATCTACGGCCGGGCCATTCCCACGGCCGAGTTGATCGCCGAGATCGATGCCGTCGACACTGCCGCTCTGAAGCGTGTGGCCGGGCGCGTACTCGGCGGCGGGCCGCCAGTGCTGGCCGCCATCGGGCCCATATCGCGACTTGAAAGCTACGACAGGGTTCGGGCAAGATTTTCCTGA
- a CDS encoding GNAT family protein, producing MPALTSILRSLVEPEVSAKLTGDKVYLRPPELGDWREWQALRHESREFLIPWEPTWPDGVLSKSTYRARLKRYLREAREDRGYAFFIFRRQDRALVGGLNLNHVHRGVSQYCSVGYWSGQRFARRGYMRDALKVIVPFVFDELRLHRLEAACVPSNTASRDLLRQIGFSEEGYARQYLRIDGAWRDHLLFAYLATDPRPR from the coding sequence GTGCCGGCCTTGACATCCATCCTGCGCAGTCTCGTCGAACCCGAGGTCTCGGCCAAGCTGACCGGCGACAAGGTCTATTTGCGACCGCCCGAACTCGGCGACTGGCGGGAATGGCAGGCGCTGCGCCACGAATCGCGGGAATTCCTGATTCCCTGGGAGCCCACTTGGCCCGACGGCGTGCTCAGCAAGAGCACCTACCGGGCGCGGCTCAAGCGCTACCTGCGCGAGGCCCGCGAGGACCGCGGCTATGCCTTTTTCATCTTCCGCCGCCAGGACCGGGCGCTGGTCGGCGGCCTCAACCTCAACCACGTCCACCGCGGCGTCTCGCAGTACTGTTCGGTAGGCTACTGGTCGGGCCAGCGCTTTGCCCGCCGGGGCTATATGCGCGATGCCCTGAAGGTCATCGTGCCCTTCGTGTTCGATGAATTGCGGCTCCATCGCCTGGAGGCCGCCTGCGTACCCTCGAACACCGCCAGCCGCGACCTGTTGCGCCAGATCGGCTTCAGCGAGGAAGGCTACGCCCGCCAGTACCTGCGCATCGATGGCGCCTGGCGCGATCATTTGCTCTTCGCCTACCTGGCCACCGACCCCCGGCCTCGATAG
- a CDS encoding J domain-containing protein, whose protein sequence is MIDPYQVLGVTRKSSTADIKKSYRRLAKELHPDRHPGDGRAAERFKEVASSYSLLNDPAKRARFDRGEIDGQGNERRYRRGQARPGPRARRPGAAGAGASPGAGRGAGQGAGQADEAGPFESFSFENFGFGGFSGEDVFSPFFGNRGNNSRRAQARAQARSLDSRYSLKVNFVDAAKGTTRKLKLENGKSVKVAIPAGIEDGQTVRLKNQGGMALGGKLRGDALVEVRVDDHAFFKRHGSDVHVELPINLKEAVLGAKVEVPTVDGPVSLTIPRSSSSGRTLRLKGKGIIDRKRRRRGDQYVVLKLALPERRDAELERLIGDWAPATGDVRAKMKADS, encoded by the coding sequence ATGATCGATCCCTACCAGGTGCTGGGCGTGACGCGTAAGTCCAGCACCGCCGACATCAAGAAATCCTATCGCCGCCTGGCCAAGGAACTGCATCCCGACAGGCACCCCGGCGACGGCCGTGCGGCCGAGCGCTTCAAGGAGGTGGCGAGTTCCTATTCGCTGCTCAACGATCCGGCCAAGCGGGCGCGCTTCGACCGCGGCGAGATCGACGGCCAGGGCAACGAGCGGCGCTACCGCCGTGGCCAGGCCCGCCCCGGCCCCCGGGCGCGCCGGCCCGGCGCGGCCGGCGCCGGTGCCTCCCCGGGGGCGGGACGAGGGGCGGGCCAGGGGGCGGGCCAGGCCGACGAAGCCGGTCCCTTCGAATCCTTCAGCTTCGAGAACTTCGGCTTCGGCGGGTTCAGCGGCGAGGATGTCTTTTCGCCCTTTTTCGGCAACCGCGGCAACAACTCGCGCCGGGCCCAGGCCCGGGCCCAGGCGCGCAGCCTGGACAGCCGCTACAGCCTCAAGGTCAACTTCGTCGATGCCGCCAAGGGCACCACGCGCAAGCTCAAGCTCGAAAACGGCAAGTCCGTCAAGGTCGCCATCCCGGCCGGCATCGAAGATGGTCAGACCGTGCGCCTCAAGAACCAGGGCGGTATGGCGCTCGGCGGCAAGCTGCGCGGCGACGCCCTAGTCGAAGTGCGGGTCGACGACCATGCCTTCTTCAAGCGCCACGGCAGCGACGTCCATGTCGAATTGCCCATCAACCTCAAGGAGGCGGTGCTGGGCGCCAAGGTCGAAGTGCCCACGGTCGACGGCCCGGTCAGCCTGACGATCCCGCGCTCGTCATCGTCGGGCCGCACGCTGAGGCTCAAGGGCAAGGGCATCATCGACCGCAAGCGGCGGCGCCGCGGCGATCAGTACGTGGTGCTGAAGCTGGCGCTGCCGGAGCGCCGCGACGCCGAGCTCGAACGCCTGATCGGCGATTGGGCGCCGGCCACCGGCGACGTCCGCGCCAAGATGAAAGCTGATTCTTGA